The following DNA comes from Colius striatus isolate bColStr4 chromosome 21, bColStr4.1.hap1, whole genome shotgun sequence.
ttctgcatccagctctggggcctctgTCAGAAGAAGGACACGCAGATGTTAGAGTGAGCCAGAGGAGGGCATGAAGGTGATGAGAAGCTCCcgtgaagacaggctgagagagttggggttgttcagcctggagaaggctccagggagaccttacagcagccttccagtccCTGCAGGGGCCTGCAAGAAAGATGGAGAGTGACTTTTCACAAGGACATATAAGGAGAGGACGAGGAGTAATGGCTTGAAACTCAAAGAGAGACGATTTAGAGTAGATGCAAGGAAGAAATTTGTCTCTGGTCATTGACCCTCCACCCTTGTGCTGACTCCTCTAAACACCTGCTATTTTTCAGGGATGCAATTTTGGTTAGTCAAGGCAGATGATGTCAGCAGAACCCTAAACAGGCTGTCATAAATGTCTGTGTGACTCCACGGCAATATTACCAGAGTCAAGTATTAGAAACATTTAGTATCCATTTAGCAACCATCACCACTCGTGGCCACATCATTTCCAGCATCTTCCATTCAAGCCTAAAGCATCTCCACACAACCCAAAGACCTGTTGCACAGTGCTCCAAGGAGACtcaacaaaacaaagctttatttaaatattctaACTGGATATAAATTAGGAACTATTTACAACTAATCTGTCAGGGTTTGGTACCCATGTATGGCAGCAGGCTGCTCCTTGCCGAAGGCCTACGCCCTGCTGTTGGATCCTCCTCAGGATCCAGTTCTCCCACGTGGTGCCTCTTCCTCCGCCACGTGTTCATCTCCTGCTTGTACAGCAGCCTGCTCAGATGGTGCAGTTCCACCAACGTCACCCACTTCATCAACTGTGGAGACATTTTCTGTGCCACTGGATCCTCTGGCTTGCTCGGCCGCTTCTATGTCCACCTTGGtgaaacaagaggaaacagttcAGTTGCAACTTCACAGGAGGCTGCATCTTCCCAGGAGAGCAATGCCTGCAAGGACTGCAGTGAGCTTTGACACAGAAATAAACAGAGGCTGAACAAAGCTCTGCTGTTAACCTCCAGCATCTCGGGGGAAACTGTTGCTGCCTAATAGAGCGGGAAGTTCGggtgcagcttctgctttcctgaGCCAGCTCTTCCCTCGTACTGCCCAGTACCAGGACAAGAGCTTCTTCCTTCCACTCAGGGCACatctctctctccccatggcAAGCTCTGGCACATATTGAGCGGGCCCAGGCACTGGCAGCCCCCGGCAACAGCATCttcccccagcactggccacaacACATCAGAAATTCCTCAGACACCCACACTAACACTTTCCCTTTTGAAGGACTGTGGGGCCTTAGGAACTGAAGAGAGGCTGGTGGCAGGGACAGAGGGAGCTGTCAAAGTCAGCCTGAAGCCTTGAGAAACAccctcagctgcaggcacaAGAGTGACGAGCGCTTCTTCAGCCAGGCTTTACAATCAGTTGGGGCTGGGCTTCTGCCCAAGGCTTTGGATGGTCCCagctcagagcagggcagcatcAGGCTTCGCCGAAGGGGACACGACAAccagtcctgcagcctctcGCCGCCGACACGGCAACGCCTGTGCTTGgctcctgtgctctgcagcccagcagcaggaaatAGCTCCAGCCGTGGCTGCCGCACCAGCCTCACTCTGCAATGGCACCTGCACCAGGAAAGGTCCGGCCTCACCTCAACACGCAGCACGTTGACGATGTCCCATTTGCACAGCGGGCATGTCGCGTGCTCCAGGAGCCAGGGGTCAATGCAGTGCTGGTGGAAGAGGTGCCTGGGGGAGAAGGAACCACAGCTTAGGGCTCAGAGCAGGAAAGCTGTTGATGGAGCAGCTATGAAGGCCCACCTAGAAACAGAGTGTATTCCTTCTAGCATGGATTACCTAATTCCAGTTGAAATGTTTGGAGCTGGGTTATGCTTATTAGGATCTCTATACAACTTGTGAGAAGCCAGCATTATCATCTTTGCTACACCAGCCTTAAGCTTTCTTATTTGTTAAATCTGTGTACAATCTGTTGCCAGCTGATCATTTGACTACTGCACATATTGACATCTCAGCCTTAGCTTTAAGGTTATCTTCTGTCTTGCAGATGCAGATGATTAAGTAgcacttctttctgttaaaGCTGCATCGAAAGATCATCTCACAGAGTTAAGCCCTCAAGATAAACCCTATTGCCACACATTATCCTGTTTATTCCCAGTGGATACTTGGCAGGCTGTGGACTCAAGAAAGCAAATATCCTTCAGCCATTAGAAGTGCAAACATGGGCTTCAGTGAAGACATTTAGTGCCACAGTGGGTCTGAATTAGGGCACAGATTTAAGACGACTCCTTCAGGTCCTGTCGTCtaccagttccctcagcctgaACAGAAACAGCAAGGCAGACAGGCACTGCTCAATAGTAATCAGAACTGTGAGACAAGTACAGAGACCACCACAGCCAATGCTCCCATCCTGCACCCCAGGATGATGCCCAGACTGTCTAGTTCAGCCCACGGGAGCGGCATCTCCTTCCAGCTGCACCAGTTGAACGTCTGGAGTGCAACTTGACATTTCCTTGATGCaggacttgggtttttttagcataAAAGAAGTGCTTTCTGCTAAACTACCCAAGTCAGCATGGTTGAACAGGTTTTGCAGGAGCACAACCCTCTTAGTAACCTGTAAGCTGGCAAGAAATGGGCATCGATTGGCCAGTTACCTGCAGTTTACAGGTAACCTCCTGAGACACCTGCAAAGGAAGAAACCTTTCAAAAGCCCTGGCATCCCCAGGAGAGGCACTGCCAACCCCACTTGTCAGCCCCCTCACAGGGGAAGTTATGAACACGGGCCATCAAGGCACACTCCAAGGGTCTGTTTCTACCATTCCTCTTCTGCAAAACTCTCCTTGACAGAGATGCAGATTCTTACAGTGCTTGATTCAAATTCCCACAGCAGAAGGAACAAGCAGGAAGATGCTCACTTCCACACTTTGCGTTGAGGGACAGTTTGAAAGAAACTCACTTGCAGGTCAGGACACGCACGACTTCCTTCGGCTGGAAGGGCTCAAGACACACAACACAGATTTCTCCTTCAGGTCCCAGCTCCTGAAGGGGTGAAACGAATTCACAGCATTAACAGACTTGGAGAGCTTCCCCTGAGCTACAGTCACACATACTGCACGCAAAGGGGTCTGGCTACAGCCAGCTGAGCCTGCTCCTGTATCGaatggcacagaaacacaccgTGTGGATTACTCCGAGCCAAGCCCACACTTCAGCAGAGCCACTGAAGGTTTCATCCCATGGTGGGCAAGAACAGCTGCAAACCAGCACTGGGTTATTTGAGACACTTCTGGAGAGGTTTAGaaactgctgcctccagctttTGTCACAAAAAGAAGCACCAGGGAAGCTGATGAGACAGACTGGTTTGCCTCGAAGCATCCCTGCCGGCCGATGCCGACCCCTCACCTCAGCGagcccaaagcagcagctaaaAGCAACCGGATTGCTGAGGAGAACGTGCAGCTTGGACAGTCCTGCACCCCAGGAAAGGGCCTGGTCTGACAGAGGAACCATCTCTGCAGCAGACAGGGACAGGCTCAGAGAGACTTGCACATCCTGCACCAGTGCTAAGGACAACGCTGGGGGTTCTGTGCAGAGTGGGCTGTAACGCCTGGGTGCTGATGGGCTCAGGCCTACCTTGTCCCCTTGCTTCATGGTGCGCAGCTCGAAATGTTCTATGGCCAACTTAGTCATGGCCCGCAGCTGTTGCTGTAATAGAAAGCAGTCCAGGTTAACACAGTCCTTCACCTCTCTAGGGAATGCTTAGGAATCCTTCCCAagtgcctgctgccagcagggacCAAGTTTAGAACCCAGATGTTATCAAATGAGCAGAGTAAGCACGGCCATGCTCTTTAGAGACAACGTGAAACCGAGTTTTGGGACGTACTGGTGTGGTTCTTGACTCAGGATGACACATCAACAAGGCCACAGACAACATCACTGGCCATCTGGACTGTTAAGGAGGGTTAATACCCTGAGGAAGTGAACTTGACAGTTCTGTGCTGACTGGAAGGCAGTGAGCCACCTTCCACACCTGCCTTGTTTGTCCACCTTCTTGCACACAGGCCCCACCATGcagtaagaagaaaatacacattCAGAGAAGAACTAGCAGGTTGTCAACAGTTTAGTTAGGTGGCTCATGAGGAAAAGGCTTCTCTCTTTTAACTCAGAGCTAAGCAGATGTGCCACCAAACGTAGGCCTTCGCTGGGACTGCGAGACAGCTTGACTGGCTCTCAAGAGACGCTCAGCTTTCTAAAGAAACCCATGGCATAGCTGTACATTCCTGACGTGTGCAATTCCTGCTCAAGCTCCTGCCTCCACCAGTATTTTGCCCTCAAGATACAAAGTCAGGGGTGTAACAAGGAAGGGCACACAAACTCACCTGACTGTCAGACAGGGCCGTCGCAATCCTGCGTCTCTGAAAGTAATAACGAATGTAGTTGTACAGGGCTGATACTTCTATTATGAGAAAAACcacaatgatgatgatgaggGTGTACTGGAGCATCGAGAGATGatgtgttttctctgcttttatagCCATGGTCACTCTCAGGCCGCTCTCGATGTGGTGTAAGATCTCTGTCCCTGTCAGGTTGCCAATCATAATGGCAACGATGTTTTCATCACCtgcaaaggagaagaggaatcTCTGCTCAGTTCCAAGGTGTTGTATAAAAGCCCTTGTCTTATACACGTCCCAGTTCAAGTGCTACAGAACAGACTGGAAAGTCTCTAACGAGCATTTGCAGATTCAACTTGAGCTCATGGACCGTGTCATCTCCATGGGCTTGTGGAGCTCACAGCTCTGGCTGATTCCCTGGGAGGTGCAGATGGGAACCATGTTCAGAAGGTCTTCTCTCCAGAGCACTCCTCACTCCCGTAGAGGACACACGTGCTCATCATTTCAGACCCAGCACATGGACCATTTCCATTTTCATGTGCCTTTGAACTGTATTAAAGTGATGATCAATCCTGTCCGGAGTGAGGTCAGTAGGGACTGTGGAATGTGCAGGATCTTAGGGGTGCCGGGCACGCAGCTGTTGGCTTAGGGACGCTTcctgcaccagctctgcctctctccctgctctgctgctgctccttaaCGTTCAGTACTTCCCCAGACACCGAGCAACCAAAGCCAGAGATCATCCACAGACTCCTCCTTCCTCACAGcctgccagggcagccctgggccGAACCTCAGAGCAAGGCTGAGGTCTGAGCACCCCACATAGCGATACTCACCGAGATGCTTCATGGGGAAGACGTCGTTGCCTTTGCCCTCCGCGTTGTAGATCACAACGGCCGCCGCTCCCCGTCTGGCTGCCACCCGGATTTTgtcagcaaagctgcagctgccGCTTGGGATCAGCGCGATCCAGAGCCGGTGGCTGGCGCTGAACTGGGTGTCTGGGGCGCAGGCTTGAAGGCTGCCGGAGGCAGGAATGGCCACGATCCCCGAGGCGCTACGGCGAGGAGATCCTGAGCCATAGATGCCACAGTTGCACTGCTGGGTGACACTGCTGTTGCTGGTGCTGTTAAAATAGACCAGCTCTAGAGAGGCACTGAAGACAAATGCTTCTGTGGTCTCAAATAAAGTGCTGGCAACCAgcagaaggcagaagaaatggAAGCTTGCTGCTTTCTCCATTGCTGGTTGCTATAAGCACAAATGTAGTGGCCTGGAAGTCTTTTTGTCTGGCAGTGGGTGGTTAGCCCACAACCTGCCGAGGAGTTTGGAACGGCAGTTCCAAGAGGCACTTGACCCTGTGCCACTGAGACCTCCAAGTGTCACTGAGTTGCTCTGGAGCCGGGCCTGGGATTCGAGTGACCCGCCCTCCCATTGTGACGCGTCAGCCTTTGGCCCCTTCACAACCTTCTGCTCCTTCTTCACAAAGCACAGTTCTgcccctcctctctcccagtACTGCTCAAACTCCAGCTTGGATGATGCTCCACTAGAgatggctccagcctcctccagcacTGTTTCAACCTGAAGGTCACTCCAGAGGCCCAGGCCATCTTTCATTTGGCTGTGGAAGCTCGGAGTTCTCACTTCTCAAAGCCATCTGTGGTGCAAATGACCTTGTTCAAAAGGGGCAGAGTGAGGGGAGTAAGGAAGGAAATTTTCCAAAACTCCCCATGTTGCAGACTGACATAACCAAGTCATTCCCCACATTGCTCCTGACAGATTCTTTCAGTCATCCACGCTGTCCCTCACccccctggcagccctgcacaggccgctctgtgtgtgttcatcccaaggaCTGCAGCTCCTGTCCCCTGTGTGTGCCTCTGGGctttccagcacagcctgtgccgtggcccctcctcacacagtctctgcccgtGCAGGCAcactcacccggagctgctggtggctctcagtcctgccgttGCCCTCCacgggttgcaggggcacagctgcgttctcactgtgggttgcagaggggtgtCTGGCCTGGTGCTTGTCGTCCCTCCGTCTCTGTCTGTGGGATCCATATGGTCGTCTCCATCTTGTCCCACTCCGACATCTCCTCTTTGGCTGaagattttccttcttcaacagtgctggcagaggcgcctgACTGGCCAgactgggctggaggagaggccCCCTCAGTGCCAGGACAGTTTCCAGAACTGTTTTaagggagcagccctgcagccgcCCGAAGCAATAAGTGGCTGCACAGAACCCCATCACAAGCGTGCATTTACATGGAGGCCCTGTCAGTCACAGAAGCTTTTTattacagtcacagaatggtcagggttgcaaggaacctctagagatcattcagtccaactctctgctaaagcagggtcACCTTAGTTGAGGTGCACAGAAACgtacccaggtgggtttggaaacctccagaggagactccacaccctccctgggcagcttgtgcttACATGTGCCtccctcatgttccagtggcacttcctgtgttccagcttgtgcccattaccccttctgtccctgggcactgcagaaaaatgactggccccatcctctcaacacctgccctttgGGTATTTATTTCTAAGTGTTGAGAAGATCTCCCCTCAGATTCTTGGAAAATGGAGATGGCTTTCAGAAGTGAAAAGATAATGGAGAGAAGTAATGCAAGACACTGACAGAGATTAATCCCGTTATTTATATTCCTCAGGTTGCAGTGTTACTCTGGTTTTACAtcacatgaaataaaaattgttcTTACCTCTCAGATCAATGACTTAAGTTTTATACACTCTGAAGTACCATTGGCTACACACAGTCTatcttcctcttgttttctttgaaattagTGCTGGAACCACAAGAAATGTACCAATGTAAGCTCTGAGAGTTCGGTTCTTTGGTTGGGTATGAGTTGTACAGTTAGGGAATGTGCTCTGATGGTATTTCTTCCCTCAGCAGGGGCAATACACTGCAACAAGAAAGAGGATTCCTATGACATCTTGCAAGGTTCCGTTAACATGGCAAAATCAACATGACTCAGACTCAGACACCAAAAATACTTTGGTTTCATACTGGTGTCAACAGACACCAAGTGATATAAACCAGTGAGTAGTTTCTTTGCAGATAGGATCTTTatcctgtgctgggctggcagggcagagggagacaGGCATAGTGGTGCAGCCTGGGATTAACAGTGCAACACTTCAGCAACTGAAGTTGGCATATTAAGTTCAGCGTAATTTACAGGGAGGGGGCAAGGGCCTCTATGAAATGACCCTGAGTGTTGGAATTCCAACTCTACCAGAAGAGCTGAATATTCTCTAGCTATACACAGTGCCCGTGCTTCTAACACTGGCACTTCATTCTGCAAGAGTaaagaaatctctttccttcccGGCTTTTGCCATAAAAATGTCAAACAACACTTTTGTAAAATACCATTAAATACTTTAAAGCCTCAGGTGTGTATTACACATCTCTCACACCATTCTGGCATTTCTTTTAGAGTTAGGAAGCCCTAACGTGGAGGATGAAATGATTAATGCTACGTGTTTAAAGTGTAGCATGCGGTGCAATGCAGCAACAGCCTTTGCGTGGGATGGATGGAGTGGCCAGAGCAACTGAGCAGAGCACCTCTGTGACAGCCACATCACTCCTGTCCTACAAAGAGGAGGACTTCAAAATTACTTCTGTAAAGAATGGTGTCCCTAAAATTAGACTTCGACCAGAAGTATATCTAAAGATAAACTACTCGCTGACACGGTCAGCACGGCTCAGTTTGGTACATGAAGTGCTGGTGCAAATCTCTCTCACTCCAGAACAATGGCCTCTAATCGTCACATAGCCATGAACAACAAACTCAGAGCAGAACCATCTTCCAAGCAGCACTGTGCTTTTCTCAGGAGGGGACGTTTTCATTTCCCATCTGTGCAAGGCTACGAGAGGCTGAGGGCCACGGGCTGACATACATTGCTCTAGCACCAACTCTGTGTGGTCACACTAAGGAGGAACGTCCAGTACAGTCACATTTAATTCTCAGCCCCTGTGCACTTCAAGATCCACTTTTgcattaacacattttaaaattgtaaaCCACACTAGAGAGACAGAATAATAGTATCAATGTCTTCAGAATGTTAAGGCTTTTACTTTTTATCTGAAGTTGCCTACAAACTTGTACTAAAATTAACATAGTTTCTCCTTCAATTACCTCAAGTTAGGGTACAGACTTTAAGTACCTGAAGACAAAGTCCACTGGCCTCAGAGCAGACAAGCGACTTACTAGCTGAAACAGACACTCGGTTACAAACAGGCTGCTAAAACGTGCCTCGTAGTTTTCCACAAAAGGAGAAATCTGTTCCTATGAATTAACTCTGTGGGCTTTGGTCAATAAAGCTACAACTGAATTGGCAAACTTCCATAATGCAATCTTTCCTTCTCAAAGAATTGACCTGAGAGCAGCTTCTTTCACAGACAAGCTGTCAAACAGCAATGCCTCTTAGCTCCCGCTTGAGAATAACTTCCTAAGGGTCCAGTTGCACAAATGATCTGAGGCTGTTCAACatgggaggaaaaagtgggACTTGGTAAAGAACTCAGAGGAACCAGCTGCTACTTAGCATACAGAAAAGAAGTTGTCCAAATCGTAGTCTCTGGCTCCTGTgtagcagcagcttcccagagctgctgggctcctTTGTGCGCTCAGAACGCAACTGTTACTGAAGAGGACAGAGGTGATCAACACAAAATCCCCTAGTTGTGTGTCAGACTGTGCATCCTGCCATGCTAAGCAGCAGAGTTTTTCTCTTGCAAAGCCAGAAGCAAGTTCCACTACCAAAGTTTcttctaaaaaatatttaattaataaatacatGAAGAACCTTTGGGTGCTACACTCACAAAAGCACACTTACAAAAGCACTGCAGTTGGCCTTGCTCAGGTAAAAAGAACTGAAAGTGACTTCTTGGATCGCTAAGTCCAGCCCCTGGTACTAAAGGCACCAT
Coding sequences within:
- the LOC133627479 gene encoding E3 ubiquitin-protein ligase RNF128-like; its protein translation is MEKAASFHFFCLLLVASTLFETTEAFVFSASLELVYFNSTSNSSVTQQCNCGIYGSGSPRRSASGIVAIPASGSLQACAPDTQFSASHRLWIALIPSGSCSFADKIRVAARRGAAAVVIYNAEGKGNDVFPMKHLGDENIVAIMIGNLTGTEILHHIESGLRVTMAIKAEKTHHLSMLQYTLIIIIVVFLIIEVSALYNYIRYYFQRRRIATALSDSQQQLRAMTKLAIEHFELRTMKQGDKELGPEGEICVVCLEPFQPKEVVRVLTCKHLFHQHCIDPWLLEHATCPLCKWDIVNVLRVEVDIEAAEQARGSSGTENVSTVDEVGDVGGTAPSEQAAVQAGDEHVAEEEAPRGRTGS